A window of Ammospiza nelsoni isolate bAmmNel1 chromosome 19, bAmmNel1.pri, whole genome shotgun sequence contains these coding sequences:
- the PRPSAP1 gene encoding phosphoribosyl pyrophosphate synthase-associated protein 1 isoform X1, producing MRGHWVGVGWGWVTRCLYTPLLPEAAAAPFYFNNHNLHPPVHTLPQEWSSKSIAPRGLHDSLAMNAARSGYRVFSANSTAASTELAKKITERLGAELGKSVVYQETNGETRVEIKESVRGQDIFIIQTIPRDVNTAVMELLIMAYALKTSCARNIIGVIPYFPYSKQSKMRKRGSIVCKLLASMLAKAGLTHIITMDLHQKEIQGFFSFPVDNLRASPFLLQYIQEEIPDYRNAVIVAKSPGAAKRAQSYAERLRLGLAVIHGEAQCTEQDMDDGRHSPPMLKNATVHPGLELPLMMAKEKPPITVVGDVGGRIAIIVDDIIDDVESFVAAAEILKERGAYKIFVMATHGLLSADAPRLIEESSIDEVVVTNTVPHEVQKLQCPKIKTVDISLILSEAIRRIHNGESMAYLFRNITVDD from the exons atGAGGGGCCACTGGGTGGGTGTGGGGTGGGGTTGGGTTACCCGTTGCCTGTATACCCCTCTGCTCCCCGAGGCAGCCGCTgctccattttattttaataatcaTAATCTCCACCCTCCCGTTCATACTTTGCCGCAGGAATGGAGCAGCAAGTCCATAG CTCCCCGGGGGTTGCATGACTCTTTGGCGATGAACGCGGCCAGAAGTGGCTACCGGGTCTTCTCGGCCAACTCCACCGCAGCCTCCACCGAGCTGGCGAAGAAGATCACGGA gCGTCTCGGTGCTGAGCTGGGGAAATCTGTGGTGTACCAGGAAACCAATGGAG AAACAAGAGTTGAAATAAAAGAGTCTGTCCGTGGACAGGATATCTTCATCATACAGACAATCCCCAG AGATGTGAATACTGCTGTCATGGAGCTGCTGATCATGGCCTATGCACTGAAGACTTCCTGTGCCAGGAACATCATTGGGGTCATCCCCTACTTCCCCTACAGCAAACAGAGCAAAATGAGGAAGAGGGGCTCCATAGTCTGCAAGCTGCTGGCTTCAATGCTTGCCAAGGCAG gTTTAACACACATTATCACTATGGACCTTCATCAAAAGGAAATCCAAGGCTTCTTCAGCTTTCCAGTAGACAACCTGAGAGCATCCCCTTTCCTGCTTCAGTATATACAGGAAGAA ATTCCAGATTACAGAAACGCAGTTATTGTAGCCAAATCTCCTGGTGCTGCTAAAAG GGCTCAGTCCTACGCCGAGAGGCTGCgcctggggctggcagtgatCCATGGCGAGGCTCAGTGCACCGAGCAGGACATGGACGACGGGCGGCACTCCCCTCCCATGCTCAAAAATGCAACTGTGCATCCTGGCCTGGAGCTGCCAT TGATGATGGCCAAGGAGAAACCGCCAATAACTGTGGTTGGAGACGTTGGAGGAAGGATTGCCATCATCGTG GATGACATCATTGATGACGTGGAAAGCTTTGTAGCTGCTGCAGAGATCCTGAAAGAGCGTGGAGCCTACAAGATTTTTGTGATGGCAACTCATGGGCTCCTGTCAGCAGATGCCCCTCGTCTCATAGAGGAATCTTCCATTGATGAG GTGGTGGTGACCAACACTGTTCCCCACGAGGTGCAGAAGCTGCAGTGCCCCAAGATAAAGACTGTGGATATCAGTTTGATCCTGTCTGAGGCCATCAGGAGGATCCACAACGGCGAGTCCATGGCTTATCTCTTCCGCAACATCACCGTCGATGATTAG
- the PRPSAP1 gene encoding phosphoribosyl pyrophosphate synthase-associated protein 1 isoform X2, whose translation MPRKLLLPYKSVFSHFRAPRGLHDSLAMNAARSGYRVFSANSTAASTELAKKITERLGAELGKSVVYQETNGETRVEIKESVRGQDIFIIQTIPRDVNTAVMELLIMAYALKTSCARNIIGVIPYFPYSKQSKMRKRGSIVCKLLASMLAKAGLTHIITMDLHQKEIQGFFSFPVDNLRASPFLLQYIQEEIPDYRNAVIVAKSPGAAKRAQSYAERLRLGLAVIHGEAQCTEQDMDDGRHSPPMLKNATVHPGLELPLMMAKEKPPITVVGDVGGRIAIIVDDIIDDVESFVAAAEILKERGAYKIFVMATHGLLSADAPRLIEESSIDEVVVTNTVPHEVQKLQCPKIKTVDISLILSEAIRRIHNGESMAYLFRNITVDD comes from the exons atgcCACGGAAGCTGTTGTTGCCTTATAAATCTGTTTTTTCTCACTTTCGAGCTCCCCGGGGGTTGCATGACTCTTTGGCGATGAACGCGGCCAGAAGTGGCTACCGGGTCTTCTCGGCCAACTCCACCGCAGCCTCCACCGAGCTGGCGAAGAAGATCACGGA gCGTCTCGGTGCTGAGCTGGGGAAATCTGTGGTGTACCAGGAAACCAATGGAG AAACAAGAGTTGAAATAAAAGAGTCTGTCCGTGGACAGGATATCTTCATCATACAGACAATCCCCAG AGATGTGAATACTGCTGTCATGGAGCTGCTGATCATGGCCTATGCACTGAAGACTTCCTGTGCCAGGAACATCATTGGGGTCATCCCCTACTTCCCCTACAGCAAACAGAGCAAAATGAGGAAGAGGGGCTCCATAGTCTGCAAGCTGCTGGCTTCAATGCTTGCCAAGGCAG gTTTAACACACATTATCACTATGGACCTTCATCAAAAGGAAATCCAAGGCTTCTTCAGCTTTCCAGTAGACAACCTGAGAGCATCCCCTTTCCTGCTTCAGTATATACAGGAAGAA ATTCCAGATTACAGAAACGCAGTTATTGTAGCCAAATCTCCTGGTGCTGCTAAAAG GGCTCAGTCCTACGCCGAGAGGCTGCgcctggggctggcagtgatCCATGGCGAGGCTCAGTGCACCGAGCAGGACATGGACGACGGGCGGCACTCCCCTCCCATGCTCAAAAATGCAACTGTGCATCCTGGCCTGGAGCTGCCAT TGATGATGGCCAAGGAGAAACCGCCAATAACTGTGGTTGGAGACGTTGGAGGAAGGATTGCCATCATCGTG GATGACATCATTGATGACGTGGAAAGCTTTGTAGCTGCTGCAGAGATCCTGAAAGAGCGTGGAGCCTACAAGATTTTTGTGATGGCAACTCATGGGCTCCTGTCAGCAGATGCCCCTCGTCTCATAGAGGAATCTTCCATTGATGAG GTGGTGGTGACCAACACTGTTCCCCACGAGGTGCAGAAGCTGCAGTGCCCCAAGATAAAGACTGTGGATATCAGTTTGATCCTGTCTGAGGCCATCAGGAGGATCCACAACGGCGAGTCCATGGCTTATCTCTTCCGCAACATCACCGTCGATGATTAG
- the PRPSAP1 gene encoding phosphoribosyl pyrophosphate synthase-associated protein 1 isoform X3 translates to MNAARSGYRVFSANSTAASTELAKKITERLGAELGKSVVYQETNGETRVEIKESVRGQDIFIIQTIPRDVNTAVMELLIMAYALKTSCARNIIGVIPYFPYSKQSKMRKRGSIVCKLLASMLAKAGLTHIITMDLHQKEIQGFFSFPVDNLRASPFLLQYIQEEIPDYRNAVIVAKSPGAAKRAQSYAERLRLGLAVIHGEAQCTEQDMDDGRHSPPMLKNATVHPGLELPLMMAKEKPPITVVGDVGGRIAIIVDDIIDDVESFVAAAEILKERGAYKIFVMATHGLLSADAPRLIEESSIDEVVVTNTVPHEVQKLQCPKIKTVDISLILSEAIRRIHNGESMAYLFRNITVDD, encoded by the exons ATGAACGCGGCCAGAAGTGGCTACCGGGTCTTCTCGGCCAACTCCACCGCAGCCTCCACCGAGCTGGCGAAGAAGATCACGGA gCGTCTCGGTGCTGAGCTGGGGAAATCTGTGGTGTACCAGGAAACCAATGGAG AAACAAGAGTTGAAATAAAAGAGTCTGTCCGTGGACAGGATATCTTCATCATACAGACAATCCCCAG AGATGTGAATACTGCTGTCATGGAGCTGCTGATCATGGCCTATGCACTGAAGACTTCCTGTGCCAGGAACATCATTGGGGTCATCCCCTACTTCCCCTACAGCAAACAGAGCAAAATGAGGAAGAGGGGCTCCATAGTCTGCAAGCTGCTGGCTTCAATGCTTGCCAAGGCAG gTTTAACACACATTATCACTATGGACCTTCATCAAAAGGAAATCCAAGGCTTCTTCAGCTTTCCAGTAGACAACCTGAGAGCATCCCCTTTCCTGCTTCAGTATATACAGGAAGAA ATTCCAGATTACAGAAACGCAGTTATTGTAGCCAAATCTCCTGGTGCTGCTAAAAG GGCTCAGTCCTACGCCGAGAGGCTGCgcctggggctggcagtgatCCATGGCGAGGCTCAGTGCACCGAGCAGGACATGGACGACGGGCGGCACTCCCCTCCCATGCTCAAAAATGCAACTGTGCATCCTGGCCTGGAGCTGCCAT TGATGATGGCCAAGGAGAAACCGCCAATAACTGTGGTTGGAGACGTTGGAGGAAGGATTGCCATCATCGTG GATGACATCATTGATGACGTGGAAAGCTTTGTAGCTGCTGCAGAGATCCTGAAAGAGCGTGGAGCCTACAAGATTTTTGTGATGGCAACTCATGGGCTCCTGTCAGCAGATGCCCCTCGTCTCATAGAGGAATCTTCCATTGATGAG GTGGTGGTGACCAACACTGTTCCCCACGAGGTGCAGAAGCTGCAGTGCCCCAAGATAAAGACTGTGGATATCAGTTTGATCCTGTCTGAGGCCATCAGGAGGATCCACAACGGCGAGTCCATGGCTTATCTCTTCCGCAACATCACCGTCGATGATTAG
- the PRPSAP1 gene encoding phosphoribosyl pyrophosphate synthase-associated protein 1 isoform X4, protein MELLIMAYALKTSCARNIIGVIPYFPYSKQSKMRKRGSIVCKLLASMLAKAGLTHIITMDLHQKEIQGFFSFPVDNLRASPFLLQYIQEEIPDYRNAVIVAKSPGAAKRAQSYAERLRLGLAVIHGEAQCTEQDMDDGRHSPPMLKNATVHPGLELPLMMAKEKPPITVVGDVGGRIAIIVDDIIDDVESFVAAAEILKERGAYKIFVMATHGLLSADAPRLIEESSIDEVVVTNTVPHEVQKLQCPKIKTVDISLILSEAIRRIHNGESMAYLFRNITVDD, encoded by the exons ATGGAGCTGCTGATCATGGCCTATGCACTGAAGACTTCCTGTGCCAGGAACATCATTGGGGTCATCCCCTACTTCCCCTACAGCAAACAGAGCAAAATGAGGAAGAGGGGCTCCATAGTCTGCAAGCTGCTGGCTTCAATGCTTGCCAAGGCAG gTTTAACACACATTATCACTATGGACCTTCATCAAAAGGAAATCCAAGGCTTCTTCAGCTTTCCAGTAGACAACCTGAGAGCATCCCCTTTCCTGCTTCAGTATATACAGGAAGAA ATTCCAGATTACAGAAACGCAGTTATTGTAGCCAAATCTCCTGGTGCTGCTAAAAG GGCTCAGTCCTACGCCGAGAGGCTGCgcctggggctggcagtgatCCATGGCGAGGCTCAGTGCACCGAGCAGGACATGGACGACGGGCGGCACTCCCCTCCCATGCTCAAAAATGCAACTGTGCATCCTGGCCTGGAGCTGCCAT TGATGATGGCCAAGGAGAAACCGCCAATAACTGTGGTTGGAGACGTTGGAGGAAGGATTGCCATCATCGTG GATGACATCATTGATGACGTGGAAAGCTTTGTAGCTGCTGCAGAGATCCTGAAAGAGCGTGGAGCCTACAAGATTTTTGTGATGGCAACTCATGGGCTCCTGTCAGCAGATGCCCCTCGTCTCATAGAGGAATCTTCCATTGATGAG GTGGTGGTGACCAACACTGTTCCCCACGAGGTGCAGAAGCTGCAGTGCCCCAAGATAAAGACTGTGGATATCAGTTTGATCCTGTCTGAGGCCATCAGGAGGATCCACAACGGCGAGTCCATGGCTTATCTCTTCCGCAACATCACCGTCGATGATTAG